One Chitinophagales bacterium genomic window carries:
- the ctaC gene encoding cytochrome c oxidase subunit II, with translation MITLLFTVAVLLVGVIIFQIARVSEMLSILKGQKEGEVTSDTSRLMAFFLLTFLVLGMVGVYWSAHHYKSHFLPSAASVHGVELDKMFNITLFFTGIVFVITQILTFWFAFRYRGEKGKKSYYYPHNNKLEVVWTSVPAIVMTVLVIFGIRAWFKTTGPAPQDAMEVEAIAEQFQWTIRYAGADGKLGKRSFELISSDNPLGIDWDDPHSKDDFITTEIHLPVNKPVLFRLASKDVLHSFYLPHFRVKMDCVPGIPTRFWFTPTQTSVEKQNELNDPQFTYILACAELCGSAHWNMRRNVIVETPEGFQSWFNQQQPLYNTMKAALEKAGGATETEANSEINSEANGG, from the coding sequence ATGATTACCCTCTTATTTACCGTTGCCGTTTTACTTGTTGGCGTAATAATTTTTCAGATTGCCCGGGTAAGCGAAATGCTCTCTATTCTGAAGGGTCAGAAAGAGGGAGAAGTTACTTCGGATACCAGTCGCCTGATGGCTTTCTTCCTGCTGACTTTTCTGGTATTGGGAATGGTTGGGGTATATTGGTCAGCGCATCACTACAAGAGCCACTTCCTGCCGTCAGCGGCCAGTGTGCATGGTGTAGAGCTGGATAAAATGTTTAACATCACCTTGTTTTTTACCGGTATCGTGTTCGTGATCACACAGATTCTTACCTTCTGGTTTGCCTTTCGTTACCGGGGAGAAAAGGGGAAAAAATCTTACTACTATCCGCATAATAACAAGCTGGAAGTAGTGTGGACTTCCGTTCCGGCAATCGTCATGACCGTGCTGGTTATCTTCGGTATCCGGGCATGGTTTAAAACCACCGGCCCGGCACCTCAGGATGCTATGGAAGTGGAAGCTATAGCGGAGCAGTTTCAATGGACTATACGCTATGCCGGTGCTGATGGTAAATTGGGCAAACGAAGCTTTGAACTGATATCCAGCGATAACCCGCTGGGAATAGACTGGGATGATCCCCACAGTAAGGATGATTTTATCACTACCGAAATCCATTTGCCCGTGAACAAACCGGTGTTGTTCAGGCTTGCCTCCAAAGATGTGCTGCATAGTTTTTATCTTCCCCATTTCCGCGTAAAAATGGACTGCGTGCCCGGTATTCCTACCCGCTTCTGGTTTACCCCTACTCAAACTTCTGTGGAAAAGCAAAATGAACTCAATGACCCTCAGTTCACTTATATTCTGGCCTGTGCAGAGCTTTGCGGATCGGCACACTGGAATATGCGCAGGAATGTCATTGTGGAAACGCCCGAAGGATTTCAAAGCTGGTTTAATCAGCAGCAGCCGTTATATAATACGATGAAAGCTGCACTGGAAAAGGCGGGAGGGGCAACAGAGACGGAAGCAAATTCAGAAATAAATTCAGAAGCCAACGGAGGATAA
- the actE gene encoding cytochrome c, which translates to MKRNRLHIIGIVLLAGIWSSCGKDPRKPGRIYMPDMTYSQAYETYAPNPNFKDGQTARMPVEGTIPRGALPPEVLPEGAHKSYLFKKYYSPHPDDYERAGVELSNPLPLTDEVLAEGKRIYTTYCQVCHGEKGDGQGSIVTSGAYPPVNPYSTLLKDKPEGKMFYSITYGRNLMGSYASQLTPDERWKVIYYIQKLSGMGRFAASPAAATSQTN; encoded by the coding sequence ATGAAAAGAAACAGGTTACATATTATCGGAATTGTTCTGCTTGCCGGCATTTGGTCATCCTGCGGAAAAGATCCCCGTAAGCCCGGCAGAATTTATATGCCGGATATGACTTATTCGCAGGCCTACGAGACGTATGCTCCCAATCCCAATTTCAAAGACGGCCAAACAGCGCGCATGCCGGTAGAAGGCACCATACCGAGAGGGGCGCTACCCCCGGAAGTTCTGCCCGAAGGAGCTCACAAATCGTATCTTTTTAAAAAATACTATTCCCCGCATCCGGATGATTATGAGCGGGCGGGTGTTGAACTCAGCAATCCCCTTCCCCTTACGGATGAAGTGTTGGCTGAAGGCAAGCGCATTTATACAACATATTGCCAGGTATGTCATGGTGAAAAGGGTGATGGTCAGGGTTCTATCGTAACAAGCGGAGCCTATCCTCCGGTAAATCCATATTCCACTTTGCTTAAGGATAAACCGGAAGGCAAAATGTTTTATTCCATAACGTATGGACGTAACCTGATGGGTAGCTATGCATCACAGCTTACACCAGATGAGAGATGGAAGGTTATCTATTACATTCAGAAATTATCCGGCATGGGAAGATTTGCAGCCAGTCCGGCAGCTGCCACAAGCCAAACAAATTGA
- the actD gene encoding membrane protein: MSKYIIGLFDDDEKLLHAAREIRKAGVKIMDVFTPFPVHGLDAAIGLKESRLHTVGFIAGACGAIFALSFIIWTNTVNYPINFGGKPYLSLPSYIPITFEVTVLSAAVTMVIAFFVRCGLSLVKEPRIFDPRTTDDKFAMVFAAEENDAERVKMLLKQLGAEEVNEKHF; the protein is encoded by the coding sequence ATGAGTAAATACATAATCGGACTTTTTGATGATGACGAAAAGCTCTTACATGCTGCCCGGGAAATCAGAAAGGCGGGAGTGAAAATCATGGATGTGTTTACCCCGTTTCCTGTACACGGACTGGATGCTGCAATAGGTCTGAAAGAGAGCCGCCTGCATACGGTAGGGTTTATTGCAGGTGCCTGCGGGGCGATATTTGCATTATCATTTATCATCTGGACAAATACTGTGAATTATCCGATCAATTTTGGCGGTAAGCCGTATTTGTCGTTGCCGTCCTATATCCCGATCACGTTTGAGGTAACGGTTTTATCTGCAGCCGTGACCATGGTGATTGCTTTCTTTGTGCGGTGCGGTCTTTCACTGGTAAAAGAGCCCCGCATTTTTGACCCCCGCACCACAGATGACAAGTTTGCCATGGTGTTTGCAGCCGAAGAAAATGATGCAGAGCGGGTAAAGATGCTTCTCAAGCAACTGGGTGCTGAAGAAGTCAATGAAAAGCATTTTTGA
- a CDS encoding hypothetical protein (possible pseudo, frameshifted), with the protein MWPNFNSPLLWDVFAISTYFTVSLLFWYSGLLPDFATIRDQAKSKIRRFIYNKLSWGWTGSAKHWQRFESLSLVLAGLSTPLVLSVHTIVSFDFATSVVPGWHTTIFPPYFVAGAIFSGFAMVLTLMIIARKALRLEDYITIGHIESMNKIIILTGSIVGIAYLTELFMAWYSGYMYEQYAFYNRALGPYWWAYWIMMSCNVISPQLFWFKSLRRNVAFTFLMSIIINIGMWFERFVIIVTSLHRDFLPSSWSYYNPTIVEIAIYTGTLGIFFTLFLIFARTFPVVAIAEVKSILKISGETQKQHQHEPEIGPATGRVLAGALRNKE; encoded by the coding sequence TTGTGGCCTAATTTCAACTCACCCCTCTTGTGGGACGTTTTCGCCATCTCCACCTACTTCACCGTATCTTTGTTGTTCTGGTATTCAGGATTGTTGCCTGATTTTGCCACCATTCGTGATCAGGCAAAATCAAAAATCAGACGATTTATTTACAATAAACTCAGCTGGGGCTGGACGGGATCAGCCAAGCACTGGCAGCGCTTTGAGTCACTTTCCCTGGTGCTGGCTGGGTTATCCACTCCGCTGGTGCTTTCAGTGCATACCATTGTATCTTTTGACTTTGCCACTTCAGTGGTCCCCGGATGGCACACCACTATTTTTCCGCCCTACTTCGTTGCAGGGGCGATTTTCTCCGGATTTGCCATGGTGCTTACGCTGATGATTATTGCCCGCAAAGCCCTCCGCCTGGAAGATTATATCACCATCGGGCACATTGAATCCATGAATAAAATTATCATTCTTACCGGGTCTATAGTGGGTATTGCTTATCTCACTGAGCTGTTTATGGCCTGGTATTCCGGATATATGTATGAACAGTATGCCTTTTACAACCGGGCGTTGGGACCTTACTGGTGGGCATACTGGATTATGATGTCGTGCAACGTGATTTCACCGCAATTGTTCTGGTTTAAAAGTTTGCGCAGAAACGTGGCCTTTACTTTTCTGATGTCAATCATCATCAACATAGGGATGTGGTTTGAGCGTTTTGTGATTATTGTTACTTCCCTGCATCGTGATTTTCTGCCTTCCAGTTGGTCATACTACAATCCTACTATCGTGGAGATAGCTATTTACACGGGCACACTGGGAATATTTTTTACGCTGTTTCTGATTTTCGCGCGCACGTTTCCTGTGGTGGCGATTGCCGAGGTGAAGAGTATTCTGAAAATATCCGGAGAGACACAGAAACAGCATCAGCATGAACCTGAAATAGGGCCGGCCACCGGAAGAGTATTGGCTGGAGCATTAAGAAACAAGGAATAA
- a CDS encoding hypothetical protein (possible pseudo, frameshifted), whose translation MSAYESSIREPLIKGEKNYHQITRDIVRSTEGIPPLSWFAITGLTATFMTIGLIAIVYTIWMGIGAWGLNRTVGWAWDITNFVWWIGIGHAGTLISAILLIFRQRWRTGINRSAEAMTIFAVMCAALFPGYSHGTHMGCILYLPLPEHARAIVA comes from the coding sequence ATGTCTGCCTACGAATCATCCATACGAGAGCCTCTGATTAAGGGTGAAAAAAATTATCACCAGATAACCAGAGATATTGTCCGCTCAACGGAAGGCATACCTCCGCTGAGCTGGTTTGCTATCACAGGCCTGACGGCCACATTCATGACCATTGGGCTTATCGCCATCGTGTACACCATATGGATGGGGATCGGGGCATGGGGCCTGAACCGCACAGTAGGATGGGCATGGGATATTACCAACTTTGTGTGGTGGATCGGTATCGGTCATGCCGGCACACTTATTTCAGCCATTCTGCTCATCTTTCGCCAGCGCTGGCGCACCGGAATTAACCGCTCGGCTGAAGCCATGACCATTTTTGCTGTGATGTGTGCCGCGCTTTTCCCCGGGTATTCACATGGGACGCATATGGGATGCATTCTTTATCTTCCCCTACCCGAACACGCGCGGGCCATTGTGGCCTAA